The genome window CACCGGGAGCATTGAAATTCGGGTAGAGAAGCTGGAGGTGCTAAATCCGGCCAAGTTGCCGCCCTTCCTGATCGAGGACGACACCGACGGCGGCGACGACCTGCGGATGAAGTACCGCTACCTCGATTTGCGCCGCTCACCCGTGCGCCAGAACCTGATGCTGCGCCACCGCGTGGCCCAAGCTACCCGCCGCTACCTCGACGGGCAGGAGTTCATTGAGGTAGAAACGCCCGTGCTCATCAAAAGCACTCCGGAAGGCGCCCGCGACTTCGTGGTGCCTTCGCGCATGAATGCCGGCGAGTTCTACGCCCTGCCCCAGAGCCCCCAGACGTTCAAGCAGTTGCTGATGGTGTCGGGCTTTGATAGGTACTTCCAGATTGTAAAGTGCTTCCGCGACGAAGACCTGCGCGCCGACCGCCAGCCCGAATTCACGCAGATTGACTGCGAAATGTCGTTTGTGGAGCAGGAAGACATCCTGAACACCTTTGAGGGCCTGGTGCAGTACCTCTTCCGGGAGGTGAAGAACCTGGAAATCGGCCAGCTGCCCCGCATGACGTACGCCGACGCCATGCGCTACTACGGCAACGACAAGCCCGACACGCGCTTTGAAATGCGCTTCGTGGAGCTCAGCGAGGTAGTAAAAGGCCACGGCTTCCCGGTATTTGAGGCTGCCGGCCTGGTAGTGGGCATCAACGCCACCGGCGCCGCCAGCTATACCCGCAAGCAGCTTGATGAGCTGACTGAGTACGTGAAACGTCCCCAGATTGGCGCGACCGGCCTCGTGTACGCCCGCGTGGAAGCCGATGGCTCCGTGAAGTCGTCGGTGGATAAGTTTTACTCCCAGGAAGTGCTGCAGCAGTGGAAAGCCGCCTTCAACGCCCAGCCCGGCGACTTGCTGCTGGTGCTGGCCGGTGAGCCGAATAAAACCCGCAAAGCCCTTTCGGAACTGCGCCTGGAAATAGGCCAGCGCCTCGGCCTGCGCGACAAGGACACCTTCTCGGCTTTGTGGGTGGTCGATTTCCCGCTGCTGGAATACAATGAGGAAGAAGGCCGCTACTTCGCCATGCACCACCCCTTCACCTCGCCCAAACCCGAAGACGTAGCCCTGCTCGACTCGCCCGAAACCATCGGGGAAGTGCGCGCCAACGCCTACGACATGGTTATCAACGGGGTAGAGGTAGGAGGCGGCTCCATTCGCATCCACGACCGCGCGGTGCAGGCCCGTATGTTCTCGTTGCTAGGTTTCTCCGATGAAGAAGCCAAAGCCCAGTTCGGTTTCCTGCTCGACGCTTTCGAGTACGGCGCCCCGCCCCACGGTGGCATTGCTTTCGGCTTCGACCGTCTCTGCAGCCTCTTCGGCGGCGCCGATTCCATCCGCGACTTCATTGCCTTCCCGAAAAACAACTCCGGCCGCGACGTCATGATTGACTCGCCCTCGCCCATTTCAGATGCTCAATTAAAGGAACTGAGCATTGCTACGGCGGTTGTTGGGAAGTAAGTAATCGTAACGCGAGGTTCCACCTCTGCGCACGTCCGCACCACATGCAGTTTACCCGATGGTATTGCTGTGTGGCGCGAACGTGCGGGGAGGTGGAACGTCGCGTTATAAGTAGTGGCGCTGAAGTGTGTTCCGGTATAATTCCACACGCTGGTACCAGCTTAAGGACATAGTTACTATAGCTCGTTTGCTCCAAGAATTGCATTGGGATGAGTGCTACAGCGACGAAGCGTGGCATACACTGACTGTAGAATTAGGCTTCGGCAGGTGCAGGATACTTTACAAGCATTCTTCTATCGAAAGCAAGCTGATAGTAGGGTATTTGGGCTAGATAGTACTGCTAAGTTTCTGATGCTCAAGGAAAGGCGACAAGCTTTTGGTGCAAGCAGTTGGTGTAAGATTTAATCATTTTACGTAATTATTGTTATAAATAATTGTACTTTGTGTCATGTTGGACTGTAAGGGAATGGATTATTATGGAACACACCGTAACGCACACTTCACAAGTATTTTTCACCAGTAAGGTTGTAGATCGGCTGGCCGAGCAAACTCAGGAAAGCCAAGCTGGTATTTGGGTGGCTTTGGGCCAAATAGTCCCGACGGTGGTACACGCGCTGGTAGGGCGCATCAGTGGTCCTGATGGACCTGAGGCAGTGTGGAAGCTGAGCCGGGAAGCCTACGGTGCCAACGTGCCCGAAACCATCTTGGAGCCAGGCCAGGAGGCATGGCTGCAACGGGGCGAGGCCCTGATGCGGGGTCTCATGGGGGAATCCTACAACATAACCAGCCTGCGAATAGCTTCTGCTGCCAACATCAACTCATCGGCGGTACACCACTTGTTCAGCGTGGCGGCGGTAGCGGCACTAGGCGTAGCCGGCGAGTACAGCCAGGAACAGAAGTTTGATGTGACGGGACTGGCGCATTGGTTGCAACAGGATGAGGCCACGTTTCGCCGGCTGCTGCTGGCCGGAGGTACCCGCCTGCCTACTCCCGCCGAAACCGGCCGGGAGCTTACTCCATTACCGGAAGTAGCCCTGGGGGTAGGCACCGAAATGGCAACTACTGCCGGCTCCTGGGCCGCGGTAGGCGGGGGCCGCACGTTTACGCCCGCACCGCCTGCACCTTCCACTGCTACCCAAATTGCCAGCCAGCCGTGGGTGTGGGGCGTGCTTTTACTGACGGCAGTTGGCCTGGGCTACTTCTTTGGTCATGACTCCGGAGAGAATCCGCAGAACGGCGCCACGGCGGGGCTGGTACCTACCAGCACGGCAGCGGCTAGCGCACCTGCTAAGGCTGCTACAGCTGGCCGCTATGACCCCATCAATGATAAGTACATCTATGACACGGGGCAGCCTCTGATTTTACGGCTGGCTGATGGTACCACCCAAAAAGTAGGAGCCAGCTCCACAGAAAACCGCCTCTACACCTTCCTGGCCGACCCCCGCATGCAGGTTGACTCCGTGAACCGCACCAACGGGTGGATCAACTTCGACCGGGTGTACTTTGAGACGGCCCAGACCACGCTCACCGATGAGTCGTATCAGCAACTGCGCAACGTAGCCAGTATCCTGAAAACCTTCCCTAACTCAGTCGTGAAGATTGGCGGCTACTCTGACAGTACCGGTAATGCCCTCAAAAACTTCCGGCTAAGTGAGGAGCGGGCAAAAACTGCCATGCTAGTGCTAGCCAGCGAGGGCGTAGACCTGAACCGCCTGCAAGCCAAAGGCTACGGGAGCAAATACTTTGTTACGCCCAACAATACCGCCGAGGGCCGGGCTCTAAACCGGCGCATCAGCATTCGGGTAGTGAAGAAGTAACAATCGACAGCACATAAAAAAAGCGCAGCCTTGGGCTGCGCTTTTTTTATGTGCTGTCGATTGTTACGCTACGGCGCTTATAAGATGCCACTCACCAGGCCCGGTAGTACACCGAGTACTACCGTTAGCAAGGCCAGCAGCAGCAGGGCCGCCGACTGGAATGCGCTAACCGGCACTGGCTCGGCGGTGGTAGCATCAGGGTCGTTCATGTACATGGCAATAATGGGCCGCAGGTAGTAGTAAATGCTAACCATCGACATCACCACGGCAAACACCACGAGACCAATGTAGCCGTTCTCTACGGCGGCCGAGAACACAAAGAACTTGCCGAAGAAGCCACCCGTAAGCGGAATTCCAGCCAACGACAGCATGGCCACCGTCAATACAAAGGCCAGCAGCGGGTTGGTTTTGGCCAGGCCATTCAGGCCGTTATAGTCCTCGCGCATGCGCGCATCAGCCACCAACTTGAGTACCCCGAAAGCGGCCACAGTAGCGACGGAGTAAGCTAGGGAGTAGAAGAAAACGCCGTTAGCGGAAGCTCCTTCCAATTGTCCGTTGAAGGCTACTAGGCCAATCAGCAGGTAGCCAGCGTGCGATACGCTAGAGTAGGCCAGCATCCGCTTGATGCTGGTTTGGGCTACGGCTCCTACGTTGCCAATTAGCAAGGTAAGTACGCACATGGCCGTGAGGGTAGGCAGCCACAGACCTTGGGCCGCAGCGGCCGGGAAGGCCTGCACCAGTAGCTTCAGGAAGGCCGCAAAGCCCGCCGTCTTCACCACCGTGCTCATGAAAGCCGCGAAGAAGGTAGGCGTGCCCTCGTACACATCGGGGGTCCAGAAGTGGAAGGGCGCGGCCGATACTTTGAAGCCGATGCCAATCAGCATGAGCAGCATGCCAATGTAGAGCATGGGCGTGAGCGAGGCATTGACGGGGTTCTGTACCGCAAAGCTGATGTCGCGCAGCACGAAAGTGCCAGTGGCACCGTACACCAGAGCCATGCCGAAGAGCAGAATACCGGTGGCGAAGGCTCCCATCAGGAAGTACTTCAGGGCCGCTTCATTGGAGCGCAGGTTGCGCTTATCGGAACCCGCCAACACGTACATAGCAATACTCAGGGTTTCAATCCCCAGGAACAGCATCAGCAGGTGATTATACGACACCATCATGATGGCGCCTACCAGCGAGAAAAGCAGCAGAGAGTAGTACTCTGCAAGGTTAGCTTCGCCGTCGTGCACGTACTTCTGAGAGAAGGGTAG of Hymenobacter sublimis contains these proteins:
- the aspS gene encoding aspartate--tRNA ligase, producing MLRTHTCGELRPEHIGLTVTLCGWVQRTRDKGGILWVDLRDRYGLTQLALEEGVETAEVREQARQLGREFVLAVTGRVAERHSKNDKMPTGSIEIRVEKLEVLNPAKLPPFLIEDDTDGGDDLRMKYRYLDLRRSPVRQNLMLRHRVAQATRRYLDGQEFIEVETPVLIKSTPEGARDFVVPSRMNAGEFYALPQSPQTFKQLLMVSGFDRYFQIVKCFRDEDLRADRQPEFTQIDCEMSFVEQEDILNTFEGLVQYLFREVKNLEIGQLPRMTYADAMRYYGNDKPDTRFEMRFVELSEVVKGHGFPVFEAAGLVVGINATGAASYTRKQLDELTEYVKRPQIGATGLVYARVEADGSVKSSVDKFYSQEVLQQWKAAFNAQPGDLLLVLAGEPNKTRKALSELRLEIGQRLGLRDKDTFSALWVVDFPLLEYNEEEGRYFAMHHPFTSPKPEDVALLDSPETIGEVRANAYDMVINGVEVGGGSIRIHDRAVQARMFSLLGFSDEEAKAQFGFLLDAFEYGAPPHGGIAFGFDRLCSLFGGADSIRDFIAFPKNNSGRDVMIDSPSPISDAQLKELSIATAVVGK
- a CDS encoding OmpA family protein, which codes for MEHTVTHTSQVFFTSKVVDRLAEQTQESQAGIWVALGQIVPTVVHALVGRISGPDGPEAVWKLSREAYGANVPETILEPGQEAWLQRGEALMRGLMGESYNITSLRIASAANINSSAVHHLFSVAAVAALGVAGEYSQEQKFDVTGLAHWLQQDEATFRRLLLAGGTRLPTPAETGRELTPLPEVALGVGTEMATTAGSWAAVGGGRTFTPAPPAPSTATQIASQPWVWGVLLLTAVGLGYFFGHDSGENPQNGATAGLVPTSTAAASAPAKAATAGRYDPINDKYIYDTGQPLILRLADGTTQKVGASSTENRLYTFLADPRMQVDSVNRTNGWINFDRVYFETAQTTLTDESYQQLRNVASILKTFPNSVVKIGGYSDSTGNALKNFRLSEERAKTAMLVLASEGVDLNRLQAKGYGSKYFVTPNNTAEGRALNRRISIRVVKK
- a CDS encoding NADH-quinone oxidoreductase subunit N, translated to MNSIILLSVLGLGNLFLGFRRSNRLLLPAAMLMLAVVFGVNFLDWGTTESFFNDMLVVDNFSVAFTGIVVLTALLLLPFSQKYVHDGEANLAEYYSLLLFSLVGAIMMVSYNHLLMLFLGIETLSIAMYVLAGSDKRNLRSNEAALKYFLMGAFATGILLFGMALVYGATGTFVLRDISFAVQNPVNASLTPMLYIGMLLMLIGIGFKVSAAPFHFWTPDVYEGTPTFFAAFMSTVVKTAGFAAFLKLLVQAFPAAAAQGLWLPTLTAMCVLTLLIGNVGAVAQTSIKRMLAYSSVSHAGYLLIGLVAFNGQLEGASANGVFFYSLAYSVATVAAFGVLKLVADARMREDYNGLNGLAKTNPLLAFVLTVAMLSLAGIPLTGGFFGKFFVFSAAVENGYIGLVVFAVVMSMVSIYYYLRPIIAMYMNDPDATTAEPVPVSAFQSAALLLLALLTVVLGVLPGLVSGIL